A single Natrinema pellirubrum DSM 15624 DNA region contains:
- a CDS encoding NAD(P)/FAD-dependent oxidoreductase → MTQYVIIGDGISGSSAAETLREEDPDAKITVITDEGEPLYNRILIKEHAKGKLPEAPISIHDEDWYEDRDIDLSLNTHVTSVDTEGKVVHTHDSGEIPYDKLLVATGGTPTQLPVENSDADGIHHFWTFEDARGIRNHADEADRGVIVGAGLLGIDFAAVCGAQGIEADYLMRGDRWWRYALSAEGAEIMHEGMRDVGVEPVFDSGVDRFEVDDDGRVTAAVDPNGDRYECDFAGVAIGLSFNTEFLRGAGIEQDNGIVVDEYMQTNVDDVYAAGDLTQFHDVLLGEQAQNGSWGSAKEQGRVAAINMAADAEEEGFQWVSSYSITHFDFPFLSFGHPTRGDEHAERKYSDTEWRRIAFKDGKIVGGVLIGDLSPQSKFKQLMREQRVVADQAEVLLEQSVDLDELAPTQEQ, encoded by the coding sequence ATGACTCAGTACGTCATCATCGGTGACGGGATCTCGGGCAGTTCGGCCGCCGAGACCCTCCGGGAAGAGGACCCGGACGCGAAGATTACCGTCATCACCGATGAGGGGGAGCCACTGTATAACCGGATTCTCATCAAGGAACACGCGAAGGGCAAACTCCCCGAAGCCCCGATCTCGATCCACGACGAGGACTGGTACGAGGACCGCGACATCGACCTCTCGCTCAATACCCACGTCACGAGCGTCGACACGGAGGGGAAGGTCGTCCACACTCACGACAGCGGGGAGATCCCCTACGACAAGCTGCTCGTGGCGACCGGCGGAACGCCGACCCAACTGCCCGTCGAGAACAGCGACGCCGACGGAATCCATCACTTCTGGACCTTCGAGGACGCTCGCGGCATCCGCAACCACGCCGACGAGGCCGACAGGGGCGTCATCGTCGGTGCGGGCCTGCTCGGGATCGACTTCGCCGCGGTCTGTGGCGCACAGGGGATCGAGGCCGACTACCTGATGCGGGGCGACCGCTGGTGGCGCTACGCCCTCTCGGCCGAGGGTGCCGAGATCATGCACGAGGGCATGCGCGACGTCGGCGTCGAACCGGTCTTCGACAGCGGCGTCGACCGCTTCGAGGTCGACGACGACGGCCGCGTCACCGCCGCGGTCGACCCCAACGGCGACCGCTACGAGTGTGACTTCGCCGGCGTCGCTATCGGCCTGTCGTTCAACACCGAATTCCTCCGTGGAGCCGGCATCGAGCAGGACAACGGGATCGTCGTCGACGAGTACATGCAGACCAACGTCGACGACGTCTATGCGGCCGGCGACCTCACGCAGTTCCACGACGTCCTGCTGGGCGAGCAGGCCCAGAACGGCTCGTGGGGCTCGGCCAAGGAACAGGGCCGGGTCGCCGCCATCAACATGGCCGCCGACGCCGAGGAAGAGGGCTTCCAGTGGGTTTCGTCGTACTCCATTACGCACTTCGACTTCCCGTTCCTCTCCTTCGGTCATCCGACACGCGGCGACGAACACGCCGAGCGCAAATACAGCGACACCGAGTGGCGACGCATCGCCTTCAAGGACGGCAAGATCGTCGGCGGCGTCCTCATCGGTGACCTCTCGCCCCAGAGCAAGTTCAAACAGCTGATGCGCGAACAGCGCGTCGTCGCTGATCAGGCCGAGGTCCTCTTAGAGCAGTCCGTCGACCTCGACGAACTCGCCCCCACGCAGGAGCAGTAG
- a CDS encoding DUF7124 domain-containing protein, protein MNGDSDMTLAFELEALKELASPERVFEDARGWTEYIGVVSEKPTYVVTNFTRKNRIRQDFFSGPRGKAESLEGVKDQFDTGRYVYVGASEEDEQLAEEVDWEYLAVEDAAEAADWIIASSADDEDDDAEEVRDDWP, encoded by the coding sequence ATGAACGGCGACAGCGACATGACACTGGCGTTCGAACTCGAGGCGCTCAAGGAACTCGCCTCGCCCGAGCGCGTGTTCGAAGACGCCAGAGGGTGGACCGAGTACATCGGCGTCGTTTCCGAGAAACCGACCTACGTCGTCACGAACTTCACCCGGAAGAACCGCATCCGACAGGACTTCTTCTCCGGACCCCGGGGCAAAGCCGAGAGCCTTGAGGGCGTCAAAGACCAGTTCGACACCGGACGCTACGTCTACGTCGGGGCCAGCGAGGAGGACGAGCAATTGGCCGAGGAGGTCGACTGGGAGTATCTGGCGGTCGAGGACGCTGCGGAGGCGGCCGACTGGATCATCGCCTCGAGCGCCGACGACGAGGACGACGACGCCGAAGAGGTCCGCGACGACTGGCCCTAG
- a CDS encoding DUF5815 family protein: MAGPGAAGADGGDRLELPCGTHLDPHEIDLGMREYDCPCGDSHAVVTDVHPPSRFVPESLVTVLRETIDTDDEFEEFGTPHLLGVVLEEFPEAVVVHDASDDGAVGYTLVWVTDFDARRLHEVVVELVVELMEHAISHADDDAAVSEFESQMLEFDVEAFVEQYRREREFESEHDRAL, from the coding sequence ATGGCAGGCCCCGGCGCTGCGGGTGCGGACGGCGGCGATCGGCTCGAGTTACCCTGCGGGACCCACCTCGACCCCCACGAGATCGACCTGGGGATGCGCGAGTACGACTGTCCCTGCGGTGACAGCCACGCGGTCGTCACGGACGTCCACCCGCCCTCTCGGTTCGTTCCCGAATCGCTGGTGACGGTCCTGCGGGAGACGATCGACACCGACGACGAGTTCGAGGAGTTCGGCACCCCCCACCTGCTGGGGGTCGTCCTGGAGGAGTTCCCCGAGGCGGTCGTCGTCCACGACGCCAGCGACGACGGTGCGGTCGGCTACACGCTCGTCTGGGTCACCGACTTCGACGCCCGCCGGCTCCACGAGGTCGTCGTCGAACTCGTCGTCGAACTCATGGAACACGCGATCAGCCACGCCGACGACGACGCCGCAGTCTCCGAGTTCGAGTCCCAGATGCTCGAGTTCGACGTCGAGGCCTTCGTCGAGCAGTACCGGCGGGAACGGGAGTTCGAGAGCGAACACGACCGCGCGTTATAG
- a CDS encoding hybrid sensor histidine kinase/response regulator gives MVRPGSDQFSRPTTVIYADPSPGRRRRTVDALESAANTLTVVPVATPTALRDALAGASERTCVVTERDLGETSAMTLYDQVAAGEEPPVPFVLYTGDGDELLASDAIGAGLAGYVPRGHEDSLERLLAQIRRAVEEAERDETPTDPRSDGAVETERDRFRSLFENIPDPVVLTVRDDGNRILDVNPAFEEMFGYDRETLVGTSVEDRLVPDGSESVDAYGESGPGGSVTTIDERVTAEGPREFLLRVFAVDLGDEIHEYAIYTDIAAQKRRERDLERYRTLVDTVGDPMFVLDADGRIEMVNEAMAAVLGTTRSDLVGDHPSDYMTDEDVERATATLREILADEDRTWETYEMQFEPVDGDPLLVENNVAPLVDEGGTFTGSVGVIRDISDRKERERRIQRLHEGTRRLMAAERTDEVARVATEIARDALSLELNSVYLYEEEPVVRSAPACDATAGTDSTTESRDEHGVLVPAAATDETEALLGTVPALGPDSIAWDAFTAGETLVHGDVRRADNVRNPETSMRSEIHIPLGDAGIFIAGSTTPNDFDAETVTLARILAANVEAALERARREAELAARTAELERQNDRLDAFASTVSHDLRNPLTLAAGHLENLEAHVDSEGERYREEIDWALERMNTLIENVLTLARSGQRLTKTDAVDLDEIVERAHRTVDPDLDLVHEDSLPTVEADPERLLVCFENAFRNAREHVGEDVTVTVERTADGFAIADDGPGVPPAERTDILESGYSTDPDGTGFGLAIVSEAIEAHGWSITVEESAAGGLRLAVSFEDGDMADL, from the coding sequence ATGGTTAGGCCCGGCTCGGATCAGTTCTCTCGACCGACGACCGTTATCTACGCCGATCCATCCCCCGGACGCCGACGACGGACGGTCGACGCCCTCGAGTCGGCAGCGAACACACTCACGGTCGTCCCCGTTGCGACGCCGACCGCGCTCCGCGACGCGCTCGCGGGGGCGTCCGAGCGCACCTGTGTCGTCACCGAACGCGACCTCGGCGAGACGAGCGCGATGACGCTGTACGACCAGGTCGCGGCCGGCGAGGAGCCACCCGTGCCGTTCGTCCTCTACACCGGCGACGGCGACGAACTGCTCGCGAGCGACGCCATCGGGGCCGGACTGGCCGGCTACGTTCCGAGAGGTCACGAGGATTCGCTCGAGCGATTGCTCGCACAGATCCGACGGGCCGTCGAGGAGGCGGAACGCGACGAGACGCCGACCGATCCCCGGTCGGACGGTGCCGTCGAAACCGAGCGGGACCGGTTTCGCTCGCTGTTCGAGAACATCCCCGATCCGGTCGTGTTGACGGTTCGTGACGACGGCAATCGAATTCTCGATGTCAATCCGGCGTTCGAGGAGATGTTCGGCTACGACCGGGAGACGCTCGTCGGAACGTCGGTCGAGGATCGGCTCGTCCCCGACGGCTCGGAGTCGGTCGACGCCTACGGGGAAAGCGGCCCGGGCGGGAGCGTGACCACCATCGACGAGCGGGTGACCGCGGAGGGCCCCCGGGAGTTCCTGCTTCGCGTGTTCGCGGTCGATCTCGGCGACGAGATCCACGAGTACGCGATCTACACCGACATCGCCGCACAGAAGCGCCGGGAGCGTGACCTCGAGCGGTATCGGACGCTCGTCGACACCGTCGGCGATCCGATGTTCGTCCTCGACGCGGACGGGCGGATCGAGATGGTCAACGAAGCGATGGCGGCCGTCCTCGGAACGACGCGTTCGGACCTCGTCGGGGATCACCCGAGCGATTACATGACCGACGAGGACGTCGAACGGGCGACGGCGACCCTCCGTGAGATCCTTGCCGACGAGGATCGGACGTGGGAGACCTACGAGATGCAGTTCGAGCCCGTCGACGGCGACCCGTTGCTCGTCGAGAACAACGTCGCGCCGCTGGTCGACGAAGGCGGGACGTTCACCGGCAGCGTCGGCGTGATCCGCGACATCAGCGATCGCAAGGAACGCGAGCGACGCATCCAGCGCCTCCACGAGGGCACCCGTCGCCTGATGGCGGCCGAACGCACCGACGAGGTCGCTCGCGTCGCGACCGAAATCGCCCGCGACGCGCTGTCGCTCGAACTCAACTCCGTCTACCTGTACGAAGAGGAGCCGGTCGTCCGTTCCGCGCCGGCATGCGACGCGACCGCGGGGACCGATTCCACCACCGAATCACGGGACGAACACGGCGTTCTCGTCCCGGCCGCGGCGACCGACGAGACGGAAGCCCTCCTCGGGACGGTACCGGCACTCGGCCCCGACAGCATCGCCTGGGACGCCTTCACGGCCGGGGAAACGCTCGTCCACGGCGACGTCCGCCGTGCCGATAACGTTCGCAACCCCGAGACGTCGATGCGGAGCGAGATCCACATCCCGCTGGGCGACGCGGGGATCTTCATCGCCGGTTCGACGACGCCCAACGATTTCGACGCCGAGACGGTCACCCTCGCGCGCATCCTCGCGGCCAACGTCGAGGCCGCACTCGAGCGGGCCCGTCGCGAGGCCGAACTCGCCGCGCGGACGGCCGAACTCGAGCGCCAGAACGATCGCCTGGACGCCTTCGCCAGCACCGTCTCCCACGACCTGCGGAACCCGCTGACCCTCGCGGCGGGCCACCTCGAGAACCTCGAGGCCCACGTCGATAGCGAGGGCGAACGCTACCGCGAGGAGATCGACTGGGCGCTCGAACGGATGAACACGCTCATCGAGAACGTTCTCACACTGGCTCGAAGCGGCCAGCGCCTAACCAAGACGGACGCGGTCGATCTCGACGAGATCGTCGAGCGGGCACACCGGACCGTCGATCCCGACCTCGACCTCGTCCACGAGGACTCGCTACCGACGGTCGAGGCCGATCCGGAGCGGCTGCTCGTCTGCTTCGAGAACGCCTTCCGCAACGCCCGCGAACACGTCGGCGAGGATGTGACGGTCACGGTCGAGCGGACTGCCGACGGGTTCGCGATCGCCGACGACGGTCCCGGCGTCCCGCCAGCCGAACGGACGGACATCCTCGAGTCCGGCTACAGCACCGATCCGGACGGGACCGGCTTCGGGCTGGCGATCGTCTCCGAGGCGATCGAGGCCCACGGCTGGTCAATTACGGTCGAGGAAAGCGCGGCAGGCGGGCTCCGACTGGCGGTCTCGTTCGAGGACGGAGACATGGCCGATCTATAA
- the carB gene encoding carbamoyl-phosphate synthase large subunit yields the protein MSTDTATDAETGDGRTILLIGSGPIQIGQAAEFDYSGAQACRALQEEGARVVLVNSNPATIMTDPEMADEVYIEPITTDAIAEIIRKENPDGVIAGLGGQTGLNVTAELAEEGVLEEYDVEIMGTPLDTIYATEDRDLFRQRMEKIGQPVPASTTISLEADEEVSEMTEADLKERVEAAVDEVGGLPVIARTTYTLGGSGSGVVHEMDELLRRVRKGLRLSRNSEVLITESIAGWVEYEYEVMRDADDSCIIICNMENIDPMGIHTGESTVVTPSQIVPDEGHQEMRSAALDVIRELGIQGGCNIQFAWHDDGTPGGEYRVVEVNPRVSRSSALASKATGYPIARVTAKVALGKRLHEIDNEITGETTAAFEPAIDYVVTKVPRWPKDKFDDVDFELTTAMKSTGEAMAIGRSFEESLLKALRSSEYEPDVDWAEVSDAELEEQYLERPSPDRPYAMFEAFERGYTVDEVVDLTGIFEWYTERYKNIADSTLAAQEGDFTEAAIAGHTNATIASAAGADVDTVETEVPGRTYKQVDTCAGEFEAETPYYYSARKSEFESGPLLGDAAAGELEVDRDIESVIVVGGGPIRIGQGVEFDYCSVHAVRALRELGIDAYVVNNNPETVSTDYDTSDGLFFEPITAEEVADVAEATGADGVMVQFGGQTSVNIGEPLEDELKRRDLDCEVMGTSVEAMDLAEDRDRFNLLMEEMGISQPDGGTAFSEEEALELAHDIGYPVLVRPSYVLGGRAMDVVYNDDELETYIEEAVRVAPDKPILVDDFLEDAVELDVDAVSDGRNVIIGGIMEHVESAGVHSGDSACMIPPRSLEEDTLERVREVTEDIAEALKTKGLLNVQLAVRDGEVYVLEANPRSSRTVPFVSKATGVPIAKLAAKVMAGETLSSLEADEQIPEHTSIKEVVLPFDRLPGSDPRLGPEMKSTGEVMGTASDFGTAYWKSQQAAGNAVSEGTAVVDLDVDGFENHFDIAAFDDVPAAIREGEVDFVVSRDRDSLEMAVEEEIPYLSTVASAEAYVEALDEFDGDLEVASVTERPKRTAKWGVSE from the coding sequence ATGAGTACGGACACCGCCACCGACGCCGAGACGGGCGACGGCCGCACGATCCTGTTGATCGGCAGCGGCCCGATCCAGATCGGACAGGCCGCCGAATTCGACTACTCGGGCGCACAGGCCTGCCGGGCGCTCCAGGAGGAGGGCGCTCGCGTCGTCCTCGTCAACTCGAATCCGGCGACGATCATGACCGACCCGGAGATGGCCGACGAGGTCTACATCGAGCCGATCACCACTGACGCCATCGCCGAGATCATCCGCAAGGAAAACCCCGACGGCGTCATCGCCGGGCTGGGCGGCCAGACCGGCCTGAACGTCACCGCCGAACTCGCCGAGGAGGGCGTCTTAGAGGAGTACGACGTCGAGATCATGGGGACGCCGCTGGATACGATCTACGCGACGGAGGACCGCGACCTCTTCCGCCAGCGCATGGAGAAGATCGGCCAGCCGGTTCCCGCCTCGACGACCATCTCGCTCGAGGCGGACGAAGAAGTCTCGGAGATGACTGAGGCCGACCTGAAAGAGCGCGTCGAGGCCGCCGTCGACGAGGTCGGCGGACTGCCGGTCATCGCCCGCACGACCTACACGCTGGGGGGCTCCGGCTCCGGTGTCGTCCACGAGATGGACGAACTGCTGCGCCGCGTCCGCAAGGGCCTGCGTCTCTCCCGGAACAGCGAGGTCCTCATCACGGAGTCCATCGCCGGCTGGGTCGAGTACGAGTACGAAGTGATGCGCGACGCCGACGACTCCTGTATCATCATCTGTAATATGGAGAACATCGACCCGATGGGCATCCACACCGGGGAGTCGACGGTCGTCACGCCGTCCCAGATCGTCCCCGACGAGGGTCACCAGGAGATGCGCTCGGCGGCGCTCGACGTTATCCGCGAACTCGGTATCCAAGGTGGGTGTAACATCCAGTTCGCCTGGCACGACGACGGCACCCCCGGCGGCGAGTATCGCGTCGTCGAGGTCAACCCCCGTGTCTCCCGTTCCTCCGCGCTCGCGTCGAAGGCGACCGGCTACCCGATCGCCCGCGTCACCGCGAAAGTCGCACTGGGCAAGCGCCTCCACGAGATCGACAACGAGATCACCGGCGAAACGACGGCGGCGTTCGAGCCCGCGATCGACTACGTCGTCACCAAGGTGCCCCGGTGGCCCAAAGACAAGTTCGATGACGTCGACTTCGAGCTGACGACGGCGATGAAATCGACCGGCGAGGCGATGGCGATCGGCCGCTCCTTCGAGGAGAGCCTGCTCAAGGCGCTTCGCTCCTCGGAGTACGAACCCGACGTCGACTGGGCCGAGGTCAGCGACGCGGAACTCGAGGAACAGTACCTCGAGCGCCCCTCGCCCGACCGCCCGTACGCCATGTTCGAGGCGTTCGAACGCGGCTACACCGTCGACGAGGTCGTCGACCTGACGGGCATCTTCGAGTGGTACACCGAGCGCTACAAGAACATCGCCGACTCGACGCTGGCGGCCCAGGAGGGCGACTTCACCGAGGCCGCGATCGCCGGCCACACCAACGCGACGATCGCCTCGGCCGCCGGTGCGGACGTCGACACCGTCGAAACCGAGGTTCCCGGCCGCACCTACAAACAGGTCGACACCTGCGCCGGCGAGTTCGAGGCCGAGACGCCGTACTACTACTCGGCGCGCAAGTCCGAGTTCGAGTCCGGCCCGCTGCTGGGCGACGCCGCCGCGGGCGAACTCGAGGTCGATCGCGACATCGAGAGCGTGATCGTCGTCGGCGGCGGTCCGATCCGCATCGGGCAGGGCGTCGAGTTCGACTACTGTTCGGTCCACGCCGTCCGCGCCCTGCGTGAACTCGGTATCGACGCCTACGTCGTCAACAACAACCCCGAGACGGTCTCGACCGACTACGACACCTCCGACGGCCTCTTCTTCGAGCCGATCACGGCCGAGGAGGTCGCCGACGTCGCCGAGGCGACCGGTGCCGACGGCGTGATGGTCCAGTTCGGCGGCCAGACTTCCGTCAACATCGGCGAACCCCTCGAGGACGAACTCAAACGCCGCGACCTCGACTGTGAGGTCATGGGCACGTCTGTCGAGGCAATGGACCTCGCGGAGGACCGCGACCGCTTCAACCTCCTGATGGAGGAGATGGGTATCTCCCAGCCCGACGGTGGTACCGCCTTCTCGGAGGAAGAGGCCCTCGAGCTGGCCCACGACATCGGCTACCCCGTCCTCGTGCGTCCTTCCTACGTGCTGGGCGGCCGCGCGATGGACGTCGTCTACAACGACGACGAACTCGAGACCTACATCGAGGAGGCGGTCCGCGTCGCACCCGACAAGCCGATCCTCGTGGACGACTTCCTTGAGGACGCGGTCGAACTCGACGTCGACGCCGTCTCGGACGGCCGCAACGTCATCATCGGCGGCATCATGGAACACGTCGAGAGCGCCGGTGTCCACTCCGGCGACTCCGCGTGTATGATCCCGCCCCGCTCGCTCGAGGAAGACACCTTAGAGCGCGTCCGCGAGGTCACCGAGGACATCGCCGAGGCGCTCAAGACCAAAGGCCTGCTGAACGTCCAGCTCGCGGTTCGTGACGGCGAAGTCTACGTGCTGGAAGCGAACCCGCGCTCCTCGCGTACCGTGCCCTTCGTCTCGAAGGCGACCGGCGTCCCGATCGCCAAACTCGCCGCGAAGGTCATGGCCGGCGAGACGCTCTCGAGCCTCGAGGCCGACGAGCAGATCCCCGAACACACCTCGATCAAGGAGGTCGTCCTGCCGTTCGACCGCCTGCCGGGCTCGGACCCGCGTCTCGGCCCGGAGATGAAATCTACCGGCGAGGTCATGGGCACGGCAAGCGACTTCGGCACGGCCTACTGGAAGTCCCAGCAGGCGGCCGGCAACGCCGTCAGCGAGGGGACCGCCGTCGTCGATCTCGACGTCGACGGCTTCGAAAACCACTTCGACATCGCGGCGTTCGACGACGTACCGGCGGCCATCCGCGAGGGCGAGGTCGACTTCGTCGTCAGCCGCGATCGCGACTCGCTCGAGATGGCCGTTGAAGAGGAGATCCCCTACCTCTCGACGGTCGCCAGCGCCGAGGCCTACGTCGAAGCGCTCGACGAGTTCGACGGCGATCTCGAGGTCGCGTCGGTCACCGAACGGCCGAAGCGCACCGCGAAGTGGGGCGTGTCGGAGTAA
- a CDS encoding alpha/beta fold hydrolase: protein MRMNTVRRGSGEPLLLVHGLGGSWRTWTPVLESLAAEREVIAVDLPGHGETPPLPGESSVETLADAVGSFLAANDLEGVDAVGNSMGGRLVLELARRGDIGATVALDPGGFWEGWERYFFYATLAPSIRLVRLLQPVMGRLMNSAAGRTALLAQLSARPWALSPDVALAEMRTFADSPSFDELLYRLAFGPGQPGADDTPGPVVLGWGRKDRVTLPRQAKRAVERFPNARVYWFEDAGHYPHWDAPDEAARLILACTGETAERLRE, encoded by the coding sequence ATGCGAATGAACACCGTGCGCCGCGGGAGCGGCGAGCCGTTACTGCTCGTTCACGGACTGGGCGGGAGCTGGCGAACGTGGACCCCCGTCCTCGAGTCGCTGGCCGCCGAGCGTGAAGTGATCGCCGTCGACCTCCCCGGCCACGGCGAGACGCCGCCGCTGCCCGGCGAATCGTCCGTCGAGACGCTCGCCGACGCCGTCGGCTCGTTTCTGGCGGCGAACGACCTCGAGGGGGTCGACGCCGTCGGCAACTCGATGGGCGGGCGGCTCGTCCTCGAACTGGCGCGGCGGGGCGATATCGGCGCGACGGTCGCGCTCGACCCCGGCGGGTTCTGGGAGGGATGGGAGCGGTACTTCTTCTACGCGACGCTGGCCCCGTCGATCCGGCTCGTTCGGTTGCTCCAGCCCGTGATGGGGCGACTGATGAACAGCGCCGCGGGTCGCACCGCCCTGTTGGCCCAGCTCTCGGCGCGACCCTGGGCGTTGTCCCCCGACGTGGCGCTCGCGGAGATGCGGACCTTCGCGGACTCGCCGTCGTTCGACGAACTCCTGTATCGGTTGGCCTTCGGACCCGGCCAACCGGGCGCCGACGACACGCCGGGACCGGTCGTCCTCGGCTGGGGACGCAAGGACCGCGTCACGCTCCCACGGCAGGCGAAACGAGCCGTGGAGCGGTTCCCCAACGCGCGGGTGTACTGGTTCGAGGACGCCGGGCACTACCCACACTGGGACGCCCCCGACGAGGCGGCACGGTTGATACTCGCGTGTACCGGTGAAACGGCTGAACGGCTTCGAGAATAG
- a CDS encoding ABC transporter ATP-binding protein: MSPVDALAIETDGLTKRYGNTTAVDDLTMQVERGTVYGFLGPNGAGKTTTMRMLTTLTRPTAGTASVAGHSIVDRESVTPHIGYLPEEPPVYDELTGREQLEYAAGLRDLPDDEASERIESLLERFDLLEDANKRIEDYSKGMRQKVGVIQAVLHEPDVAFLDEPTSGLDPRAARTMRDTIADLADHEMTIFLSTHILPVVDELADTIGVLHDGELVAEDDPERLKTRAETGDARSLEDAFLDITRDHDDEVAAEPSAE, from the coding sequence ATGAGCCCTGTCGACGCCCTCGCTATCGAGACCGATGGCCTGACGAAACGGTACGGCAACACGACGGCGGTCGACGATCTGACGATGCAAGTCGAGCGCGGGACCGTTTACGGCTTTCTCGGCCCCAACGGCGCGGGGAAGACGACCACGATGCGGATGCTGACGACGCTGACGCGGCCGACCGCAGGAACGGCCAGCGTCGCCGGCCACTCGATCGTCGACCGCGAGTCAGTCACCCCCCACATCGGCTACCTGCCCGAGGAACCGCCGGTTTACGACGAACTCACCGGCCGGGAACAGCTCGAGTACGCCGCCGGGCTGCGCGATCTGCCCGACGACGAGGCCAGCGAGCGCATCGAGTCGCTGCTCGAGCGGTTCGACCTGCTCGAAGACGCGAACAAGCGCATCGAGGACTACTCGAAGGGGATGCGCCAGAAGGTCGGCGTCATCCAGGCGGTGTTACACGAGCCCGACGTCGCCTTCCTCGACGAGCCGACGAGCGGGCTCGACCCCCGCGCGGCCCGAACGATGCGCGACACCATCGCCGATCTCGCCGACCACGAGATGACCATCTTCCTCTCGACGCACATCCTCCCGGTCGTCGACGAGCTGGCCGATACGATCGGCGTCCTCCACGACGGCGAACTCGTCGCCGAGGACGACCCCGAACGGCTCAAGACCCGCGCCGAAACCGGCGACGCCCGTAGTCTCGAGGACGCCTTCCTCGATATCACCCGCGACCACGACGACGAGGTGGCGGCCGAACCGTCCGCGGAGTGA
- a CDS encoding cupin domain-containing protein → MPATDFDAERAYDEEQFSAQPVFKNDRIKVVCGYFEPGQFIPVHAPGSDVTICVRSGTGVVREGETEHAVEPDDIVVVEADVDRGIRASEDERLEALLVTSPPPTDAEHDPVREGLRRGVFDP, encoded by the coding sequence ATGCCAGCAACCGATTTCGACGCCGAACGGGCGTACGACGAGGAGCAGTTCAGCGCACAGCCAGTGTTCAAAAACGACCGGATCAAGGTCGTCTGTGGCTACTTCGAGCCCGGACAGTTCATCCCGGTCCACGCGCCGGGCAGCGACGTGACGATCTGTGTCCGGTCGGGTACGGGCGTCGTCCGCGAGGGCGAGACCGAACACGCGGTCGAACCCGACGATATCGTCGTCGTGGAAGCCGACGTCGACCGGGGGATTCGAGCGAGCGAGGACGAACGGCTCGAGGCCCTGCTGGTCACGAGCCCGCCGCCGACCGACGCCGAACACGACCCCGTCCGCGAGGGGTTGCGACGCGGCGTTTTCGATCCGTAG